The Scomber japonicus isolate fScoJap1 chromosome 8, fScoJap1.pri, whole genome shotgun sequence genome has a segment encoding these proteins:
- the LOC128363343 gene encoding saxitoxin and tetrodotoxin-binding protein 1-like → MCFLSKAFALALLLTLTTAAPTPEECANLNKTLSAEELHTISGKWILHELYLLGDDEIGKSVKEINSSWIELKPADNNQTFIAKQGFLANEVCIRYSLNLTVAGNTLQIPTISQGSTSFLKTCDDCLLAHFSNSDNQVILFYAKTETVPQKDQEEFREQAKCLGFQQPPLFTYTQAELCPE, encoded by the exons ATGTGTTTTCTGTCCAAGGCATTTGCTCTGGCTCTGCTGCTGACCCTGACCACAGCCGCTCCAACTCCTGAAGAATGTGCCAATCTGAATAAAACCCTATCAGCTGAGGAGCTGCACACG ATCTCTGGGAAGTGGATCCTGCATGAGCTCTACCTTTTGGGTGATGATGAAATTGGAAAGTCAGTGAAAGAGATCAACAGCTCCTGGATTGAATTAAAGCCTGCAGACAACAACCAGACATTCATTGCTAAACAGGGATTTTTGGC GAATGAGGTGTGCATCCGCTATTCGCTCAATTTGACTGTAGCTGGGAATACATTGCAAATCCCAACTATCT CTCAAGGTTCCACATCCTTCCTGAAGACCTGTGATGACTGCCTGTTGGCGCACTTCAGCAATAGTGATAAtcaagttattttattttatg CCAAGACAGAGACGGTACCACAGAAAGACCAGGAAGAATTCAGGGAACAAGCCAAATGTCTGGGCTTCCAACAGCCTCCACTTTTCACCTACACGCAAGCAG AGTTGTGTCCGGAGTAG
- the rab33ba gene encoding RAB33B, member RAS oncogene family a, whose product MAERGSTGEFSGSLTSSTLPPPRTRIFKIIVIGDSGVGKTCLTYRFCAGKFPEKTEATIGVDFRERLVEIDGENIKIQLWDTAGQERFRKSMVQHYYRNVHAVVFVYDVTNAASFRSLPAWIEECKQHALGTEVPRILVGNKCDLQDSIQVGTDVAQQFADAHSMPLFETSAKNPNSQGDGSCGNSDHVEAIFMTVAHKLKSQKPLVLSQPPGGSGGSINLSRGRDDSGDGGRGWGCSSC is encoded by the exons ATGGCAGAGAGAGGGTCGACGGGTGAATTCTCCGGCTCTCTGACGAGCTCGACTCTTCCTCCGCCGAGGACCCGCATCTTTAAAATAATCGTGATCGGGGACTCCGGGGTCGGGAAGACCTGCCTCACTTACCGCTTCTGTGCCGGCAAATTCCCCGAGAAGACCGAGGCCACGATCGGTGTGGACTTCAGGGAGAGGCTGGTGGAGATTGACGGCGAGAATATCAAG ATCCAGCTGTGGGACACTGCAGGCCAGGAGCGCTTCAGGAAGTCCATGGTACAACACTACTACCGTAATGTGCACGCCGTCGTCTTTGTCTATGACGTCACCAACGCCGCCAGCTTCCGCAGCCTCCCTGCCTGGATCGAGGAGTGCAAGCAGCACGCTCTGGGCACAGAGGTTCCAAGGATCCTAGTGGGGAACAAGTGCGATCTCCAAGACTCCATCCAAGTGGGAACGGACGTGGCGCAGCAGTTTGCCGACGCCCACTCCATGCCACTATTTGAGACGTCTGCAAAGAACCCGAACAGCCAGGGGGACGGAAGCTGCGGAAACAGTGACCACGTCGAGGCTATTTTTATGACGGTTGCCCACAAGCTCAAGTCTCAGAAGCCTTTGGTGTTAAGCCAGCCACCCGGAGGATCAGGGGGCTCCATCAACCTGAGCAGGGGGAGGGATGATAGTGGAGACGGGGGTAGGGGCTGgggctgcagcagctgctga